In a genomic window of Colius striatus isolate bColStr4 chromosome 2, bColStr4.1.hap1, whole genome shotgun sequence:
- the CFAP36 gene encoding cilia- and flagella-associated protein 36, with amino-acid sequence MADEEEEGDVEWVVDTIAGFLRGPAWSVPILEFMEQKCEVFDDEEESKLSYTEIYQEYQALVERLLEDCLKEVGINEEKFQEAFSSPLAKTHTSQAILQTVLAAEDFRLFKKMMVQKNVEMQLQAIRIIKERNGVLPDCLTEGSDVFSEIEQEEMKILREVLRKSKEEYELEQERKRSEGAHAKLKSPDVTSSFPGDSREAVKVKESTERADGSEETPKLSLEERRECVRGGLKAAEASAPGPAASPQLPSPRGKDAAAKPRPAGKRADSTGSKAPNLPELEELKQREDYLKKKRDLLMAAKRDSKNNVLVPTTTEQKEEEPSPKEEMSEEKQRLLQKRKMLAEKLKEEVINRR; translated from the exons ATGGcggacgaggaggaggagggcgaCGTGGAGTGGGTGGTGGACACCATCGCCGGGTTCCTGCGCGGGCCCGCCTGGTCCGTCCCCATCCTGGAGTTCATGGAGCAGAAGTGCGAGG ttTTTGATGATGAAGAAGAAAGCAAGTTGTCTTACACAGAAATCTACCAGGAGTACCAAGCTTTG GTTGAGAGATTATTAGAAGATTGTCTTAAAGAAGTTGGAATTAACGAAGAGAAGTTCCAAGAAGCTTTCTCGTCTCCTCTTGCAAAGACACACACTTCCCAG GCCATTCTGCAGACAGTGCTGGCAGCTGAAGATTTTaggctgtttaaaaaaatgatggTGCAGAAAAATGTTGAAATGCAACTGCAGGCCATTAGAatcattaaagaaagaaatg GTGTGCTGCCTGACTGCCTGACAGAGGGTTCTGATGTGTTCAGTGAAAttgaacaagaagaaatgaaaatactgaGGGAGGTTCTAAG AAAATCTAAGGAAGAATATGAACTAGAgcaagaaaggaagaggagTGAAGGA GCACATGCTAAACTTAAATCACCAGATGTTACCTCCAGCTTTCCAGGAGATTCAAGAGAAGCTGTAAAAGTGAAGGAGTCCACTGAGAGAGCTGATGGTTCTGAAGAAACTCCAAAACTCTCCTTAG AAGAACGTCGGGAATGTGTGAGGGGAGGCCTGAAggcagctgaggcctcagccccaggccctgcagccTCACCTCAGCTGCCCTCCCCCAGAGGCAAGGACGCCGCCGCCAAGCCGAGGCCGGCTGGGAAACGCGCTGACAGCACCGGGAGCAAAGCACCT AATCTACCAGAACTTGAAGAGCTGAAGCAGAGAGAGGATTACCTAAAGAAGAAACGAGACCTGCTGATGGCTGCCAAGAGAGACTCAAAAAACAACGTCCTGGTACCAACAACCACTGAGCAGAAAGAAGAGGAACCATCTCCTAAAGAG GAGATGTCAGAAGAGAAGCAGAGGTtgctgcagaagaggaagatgcTTGCAGAGAAGCTGAAAGAAGAGGTTATTAACAGGCGGTAA